In Triticum urartu cultivar G1812 chromosome 6, Tu2.1, whole genome shotgun sequence, the following proteins share a genomic window:
- the LOC125512652 gene encoding uncharacterized protein LOC125512652 produces the protein MGAWFSYPGKMILDWMAQRKIPRVSPRSDVPSFDVRKPRTPEEFDDHRICKLALYALRHYNSNHPDAMFWFPDQPKVACVAFREDYWYHLNFSARRTEGSDEQSFFAELRYVQCPYRLIVETCTILEKLLSRFRSSCALCVDGSNILHPSDIELGCGKEGHEEELYRERCKYSCDRRRKDYFRKEMLETPSRLGGDKCPNFGVERRDTKSNSTVKGVNIAGTGGGGRRPSFRRR, from the exons ATGGGAGCCTGGTTCTCTTACCCTGGGAAGATGATACTGGATTGGATGGCGCAGCGTAAGATCCCAAGAGTATCACCTCGATCTGATGTCCCCTCGTTTGATGTGCGTAAACCGCGCACACCAGA AGAATTCGATGACCACCGCATTTGCAAACTCGCCCTCTATGCCCTCCGACATTACAACTCCAACCACCCG GATGCCATGTTCTGGTTTCCTGATCAGCCGAAGGTCGCCTGTGTTGCTTTCAGGGAAGATTACTGGTATCACCTGAACTTCTCTGCCCGCCGCACAGAAGGCAGCGACGAGCAGAGCTTCTTTGCTGAGCTACGCTATGTGCAGTGTCCATACAGACTAATTGTCGAAACATGCACCATCTTAG AAAAGCTGTTGAGCCGCTTCAGAAGCAGTTGCGCACTGTGTGTGGACGGATCCAATATTTTGCACCCAAGCGACATAGAACTTGGGTGTGGAAAGGAGGGGCATGAAGAGGAACTCTACCGTGAGAGGTGTAAATATAGCTGTGACAGGCGGAGAAAGGATTACTTCAGGAAGGAGATGCTTGAGACGCCCTCCCGGTTAGGAGGAGACAAATGCCCTAACTTTGGCGTGGAAAGGAGGGACACGAAGAGCAACTCCACTGTGAAAGGTGTAAATATAGCTGGGACAGGCGGAGGAGGGAGACGCCCTTCGTTTAGGAGGAGATAG